From a region of the Podarcis muralis chromosome 16, rPodMur119.hap1.1, whole genome shotgun sequence genome:
- the LOC114586852 gene encoding uncharacterized protein LOC114586852: MVDCGPSCAVPSCASTPTVGFGSAGGLGYGGLGHGLGGLGYGNGGFGYGFGGLGYGYGGAERAANLGILDGIIPKPINQIPPAEVVVQPPACVVTIPGPILSASCEPVAVGGNTPCAVGGSGIVGGFGGLGYGSGLLGSSGGFGYGLGYGRGRKFGRRFSICS; the protein is encoded by the coding sequence ATGGTTGACTGTGGTCCATCCTGCGCTGTCCCATCCTGTGCTTCCACCCCCACTGTTGGGTTTGGCTCAGCAGGAGGTCTTGGCTATGGTGGTCTCGGCCATGGATTGGGAGGTCTTGGCTATGGAAATGGAGGATTCGGCTACGGATTTGGTGGTCTCGGCTATGGCTATGGAGGTGCTGAAAGAGCAGCCAACCTTGGCATCCTAGATGGGATTATCCCTAAACCCATCAACCAGATCCCACCAGCAGAGGTCGTGGTCCAGCCACCTGCCTGCGTTGTGACCATCCCAGGGCCCATCCTCTCTGCCAGCTGTGAGCCTGTGGCTGTTGGAGGCAACACTCCATGTGCCGTTGGTGGTTCCGGGATCGTAGGAGGCTTTGGGGGCTTGGGCTATGGGTCTGGCCTCCTTGGAAGCTCTGGAGGTTTCGGCTATGGTTTGGGCTACGGGAGGGGAAGGAAGTTCGGGCGTCGTTTTAGCATCTGTTCATAG